One Crocosphaera sp. UHCC 0190 DNA window includes the following coding sequences:
- a CDS encoding peroxiredoxin-like family protein: protein MNIFNCLKQTQGLRVSDGMMVPILSGCEGSSRLLVMVWSQLGDFDTLEYAWWLQKQSSAIIAKGITWRSFAIGTRQSGLKFCDYTGFNREWLFVAPQAEIHQKLGLYQGLSWKIPGLNQSQNAWVNLMLMCAGIGSQGTLKEVFRGYRGDKKAPQLIADQEVIHAKPLPAIKGSFFKLAGGSGFQRPFELATIRLRNMTEVLSHWQTYVPNADYLTQRGGTFFFDAQGDLLYEHREKGILGFAENMSNPLSFLSITSHD, encoded by the coding sequence ATGAATATTTTTAATTGCTTGAAACAGACTCAAGGATTACGAGTTAGTGATGGTATGATGGTTCCGATACTGAGCGGTTGTGAAGGAAGTTCTCGTTTATTGGTAATGGTTTGGTCACAATTAGGAGATTTTGATACCCTGGAATATGCTTGGTGGTTACAGAAGCAATCATCCGCAATTATTGCTAAAGGAATAACCTGGCGATCGTTCGCCATTGGAACTCGTCAATCTGGTCTAAAATTTTGTGATTATACAGGATTTAATCGAGAATGGTTATTTGTTGCTCCTCAAGCAGAAATCCATCAAAAATTAGGTCTATATCAAGGTTTATCTTGGAAAATTCCAGGACTGAATCAGAGTCAAAATGCTTGGGTAAATTTGATGTTAATGTGTGCTGGAATTGGCAGTCAGGGGACACTTAAAGAAGTCTTTCGTGGGTATCGAGGAGATAAAAAAGCACCACAACTAATTGCAGATCAAGAAGTTATTCATGCTAAACCTCTACCAGCTATTAAAGGTTCATTTTTTAAGTTGGCAGGTGGCAGTGGTTTTCAACGACCTTTTGAATTAGCTACAATTAGATTAAGAAATATGACCGAAGTTCTCAGTCATTGGCAAACTTATGTCCCCAACGCCGATTATTTGACTCAACGAGGAGGAACATTTTTCTTTGATGCTCAAGGTGATTTACTGTACGAACATAGAGAAAAGGGAATTCTTGGTTTTGCTGAAAATATGAGTAATCCTCTTTCATTTTTATCAATCACTTCTCACGATTAA
- a CDS encoding IscS subfamily cysteine desulfurase yields the protein MSQRPIYLDCHATTPMDKRVLEAMLPYFTEHFGNPSSINHLYGWEAEAAVKKTREIIANAINCSPEEIIFASGATEANNLAIKGVAEAYFNQGQHIITVQTEHRAILDPCHYLEGLGFEITYLTVTKDGLIDLEILEKSIRPETILVSVMAANNEIGVIQPLQEIGEICHKYQILFHSDGAQAIGKIPLDVQTMNLNLLSLTAHKLYGPKGIGALYVRRRDPRVKLAPQLHGGGQEKDIRSGTLYTPQIVGFSKAIELGLNEIETEAKRQRELRDRLWKQITQLEGIHLNGHPTQRLPGNLNVSIEGVDGSALLLGLQTIVALSSGSACTSTTTKPSHVLKALGNSDKLAYASLRFGLGRFTTTEEIDTVAKGVITTIESLRQAN from the coding sequence ATGTCTCAACGTCCCATCTATTTAGACTGTCACGCCACAACCCCAATGGATAAAAGGGTATTAGAAGCCATGTTACCCTATTTTACAGAACATTTTGGCAACCCTTCCAGTATTAATCATCTGTACGGGTGGGAAGCAGAAGCAGCCGTTAAAAAAACTAGAGAAATTATTGCTAATGCCATTAATTGTAGCCCAGAAGAAATTATTTTTGCCAGTGGTGCAACCGAAGCAAATAATTTAGCAATTAAAGGAGTTGCTGAAGCTTATTTTAATCAAGGACAACACATTATTACTGTCCAAACAGAACATCGCGCTATCTTAGATCCCTGTCATTATTTAGAAGGATTAGGTTTTGAAATCACCTATCTTACCGTCACAAAAGATGGTTTAATTGATTTAGAAATCCTAGAAAAATCGATTCGTCCCGAAACAATTTTAGTGTCAGTAATGGCAGCTAATAATGAAATAGGAGTCATACAACCATTACAAGAAATCGGAGAAATTTGTCATAAATATCAAATTTTATTTCATAGTGATGGGGCCCAAGCTATCGGAAAAATCCCCTTAGATGTACAAACAATGAACCTTAATTTACTATCATTGACGGCCCATAAACTTTATGGGCCAAAAGGGATCGGTGCCTTGTATGTTCGTCGTCGTGATCCTAGGGTAAAATTAGCCCCACAATTACATGGAGGAGGACAAGAAAAAGACATAAGATCCGGCACTTTATATACACCCCAAATAGTGGGATTTAGTAAAGCCATTGAGTTAGGATTAAACGAGATAGAAACAGAAGCAAAACGTCAAAGAGAATTACGCGATCGCCTGTGGAAACAAATTACTCAATTAGAAGGAATTCATCTTAATGGTCATCCCACCCAACGCTTACCAGGCAATCTTAATGTTAGTATAGAAGGAGTAGACGGGTCAGCCTTACTGTTAGGATTACAAACAATTGTCGCCCTATCTTCCGGTTCTGCCTGTACCTCAACCACCACCAAACCCTCCCATGTCCTCAAAGCACTAGGAAATTCAGACAAGCTGGCTTATGCGTCCTTAAGGTTTGGGTTAGGAAGGTTTACTACGACGGAAGAAATTGACACAGTGGCTAAAGGGGTGATCACTACCATTGAATCACTTCGTCAAGCCAATTGA
- a CDS encoding Rne/Rng family ribonuclease: MPKQIIIAEQHHIAAVFWEDQIQELVVATGNQQVSDIYLGVVENVIPGIDAAFVNIGDAERNGFIHVTDLGPLRLKRSAGAITELLTPQQKVLVQVMKEPTGNKGPRLTGNISLPGRYLVLMPYGKGVNLSRRIRNDDERSRLRALAILIKPAGMGLLVRTEAEGKAEDAIIEDLDFLQRQWESIQIQATSTRAPSLLNRDDDFIQRVLRDMYSADVNRIVVDTPSGIKRVRQHLSNWSGGEIPSGVLIDHHRESMSVLDYFRVNAAVREALKPRVDLPSGGYIIIEPTEALTVIDVNSGSFTRSATSRETVLWTNSEAATEIARQLRLRNIGGVIIVDFIDMDSRRDKIKLLEHFNKALKSDKARPQIAQLSELGLVELTRKRQGKNIYELFGQPCPSCGGLGHLAHLPGESQLVALESSATAPPPAAPVIKPIEKPVEFNEPFGESSFDEDFNDAASQLELLHHPSYQEQGSGVNNRRRRRRQPTNLLIKEESPVKVVNPVVTKEIDYSNGTETEAEPRRERGQRHIRREEVPMEKVSVEMTPVEQDVYALMGISPLVRLNQEFKDPKSVLVSVKLPEDSPTKNGEKEPETTGKTEGPKIMETQMVLDLPQETMTNSLEPLATEEEKEDLDDIRGQETETAKPVIRRRRRRSSAIDTDD; this comes from the coding sequence ATGCCAAAGCAAATTATTATCGCAGAGCAACACCACATTGCTGCTGTTTTTTGGGAAGATCAGATACAAGAATTAGTGGTAGCCACAGGCAACCAACAAGTCAGTGATATTTACTTAGGAGTAGTTGAAAATGTCATTCCAGGCATTGATGCCGCCTTTGTTAATATTGGAGATGCGGAGCGCAACGGATTCATTCATGTCACTGATTTAGGGCCCCTGCGTCTCAAACGGAGTGCCGGGGCCATTACAGAATTATTGACCCCCCAACAAAAAGTGCTGGTTCAAGTTATGAAAGAACCCACCGGAAACAAGGGGCCAAGGTTAACGGGCAATATTAGCCTACCTGGGCGGTATTTAGTGCTGATGCCCTATGGCAAAGGAGTAAATCTTTCTCGACGCATTCGCAATGATGATGAAAGGAGTCGTTTACGGGCCTTAGCCATTTTAATTAAACCCGCCGGAATGGGCTTATTAGTTCGTACCGAAGCCGAAGGCAAAGCCGAAGATGCGATTATAGAGGACTTAGACTTCTTACAACGGCAATGGGAGTCCATTCAAATTCAAGCCACCTCAACCCGCGCTCCGTCCCTGTTAAACCGTGATGACGACTTTATTCAGCGGGTATTACGGGATATGTACAGCGCGGATGTTAACCGCATTGTGGTAGACACCCCCTCCGGTATCAAACGGGTTAGACAGCATTTAAGCAATTGGAGTGGGGGAGAGATCCCTTCAGGGGTCCTAATTGACCATCATCGGGAAAGTATGTCGGTTTTAGACTATTTCCGTGTCAATGCCGCCGTGCGAGAGGCCTTAAAACCGAGAGTAGACTTACCCTCTGGCGGTTATATTATCATTGAACCCACAGAAGCCCTTACCGTCATTGATGTGAACTCCGGTTCTTTTACCCGTTCCGCCACCTCACGGGAAACCGTGCTGTGGACGAATAGTGAAGCTGCCACAGAAATTGCCCGCCAGTTGCGTTTACGCAATATTGGGGGGGTGATTATCGTTGACTTCATTGATATGGACTCACGGCGCGACAAAATCAAGCTGTTGGAACATTTCAACAAGGCCTTAAAATCCGATAAAGCCAGGCCCCAAATTGCCCAACTCTCTGAATTAGGATTAGTAGAGTTAACCCGTAAGCGTCAAGGTAAGAATATTTACGAATTATTTGGTCAACCCTGTCCAAGTTGTGGTGGGTTGGGACATTTGGCCCATCTACCAGGGGAATCTCAATTAGTGGCCTTAGAATCATCGGCCACTGCGCCACCCCCTGCCGCCCCTGTTATTAAACCCATCGAAAAACCAGTAGAGTTTAATGAACCCTTTGGGGAATCTTCCTTTGATGAGGATTTTAACGACGCAGCGAGTCAACTAGAACTCTTACACCATCCCAGTTATCAAGAACAAGGAAGTGGAGTCAATAACCGTCGTCGTCGTCGTCGCCAACCCACCAATCTCCTGATTAAAGAGGAGTCTCCGGTGAAAGTAGTTAACCCTGTTGTAACCAAAGAGATTGACTATAGCAATGGCACGGAAACCGAGGCCGAACCCCGCCGAGAACGGGGTCAACGCCATATCAGACGGGAAGAAGTTCCAATGGAAAAGGTTTCTGTAGAAATGACTCCAGTGGAACAGGATGTTTATGCCTTAATGGGAATTTCTCCTTTAGTCCGTCTCAACCAAGAGTTTAAAGATCCTAAGTCTGTCTTAGTTTCAGTTAAATTGCCAGAAGATTCACCGACGAAAAATGGTGAGAAGGAACCAGAAACAACAGGGAAAACGGAAGGGCCGAAAATAATGGAAACCCAGATGGTTTTGGATTTACCCCAAGAGACAATGACTAATTCTCTCGAACCATTGGCCACAGAGGAGGAAAAAGAGGATCTCGACGATATTCGAGGCCAGGAAACGGAAACCGCTAAACCTGTAATTCGTCGTCGTCGTCGTCGTTCTTCTGCTATAGATACGGATGACTAA
- a CDS encoding ribonuclease HII → MSQDLLLNPKTLIAGVDEVGRGSLFGPVVAAAVVFPVSAMSQLQAMGVKDSKQLSAKRREILARDIKNLAISYYIAYASVREIDRLNILNASLLAMKRAVIKLLVVPQLCLVDGKQKIPDLIIPQEAIIGGDCKSPMIAAASILAKVWRDELMVRLSPKYPDYDLAKNKGYGTEKHRLALQRCGPSPQHRLSFRPCRK, encoded by the coding sequence GTGTCTCAAGATTTATTATTGAATCCCAAAACCTTAATTGCTGGTGTGGATGAAGTCGGAAGGGGTTCATTATTTGGCCCGGTGGTAGCTGCTGCCGTTGTGTTTCCGGTTTCGGCAATGTCTCAACTTCAAGCAATGGGGGTCAAAGATAGTAAACAACTCTCGGCAAAACGCCGCGAAATCTTGGCTAGAGACATTAAAAATTTAGCCATTTCTTATTACATTGCTTATGCTTCTGTTCGAGAAATTGATCGCCTTAATATTTTAAATGCTTCTTTATTGGCCATGAAACGGGCGGTTATTAAATTATTAGTTGTCCCTCAACTTTGTTTAGTGGATGGAAAACAAAAAATTCCTGATCTTATTATTCCTCAAGAAGCAATTATTGGCGGCGATTGCAAATCACCTATGATCGCTGCTGCTAGTATTTTAGCTAAGGTTTGGCGAGATGAATTAATGGTTCGTTTATCCCCTAAATATCCTGATTATGATTTAGCTAAAAATAAAGGATATGGAACCGAAAAACATCGTCTCGCCTTACAAAGATGCGGCCCCTCACCTCAACATCGTCTTTCTTTTCGTCCCTGTCGTAAATAG
- a CDS encoding DUF1997 domain-containing protein has translation MDVHFTASESLSLRVEDAPIPIHHYLRQPERLVKAIAEPKLMEQLSDCQFRLKMRPLNFMDIYHFQPTVVLGVWSDSKGTVFLRSEDCEILGIDYINNRFSLTLKGKLVPLKKDGKTYLQGTANLAVKVNLPPPLWLTPKPFLEMAGNGLLKGVLNRIKQRLLNQLLKDYHHWVYSQSEELREISNQLPVTS, from the coding sequence ATGGATGTTCATTTCACTGCTTCCGAATCATTATCCTTAAGGGTAGAAGATGCGCCTATTCCCATTCACCACTATTTGAGACAGCCAGAAAGGTTAGTTAAGGCGATCGCTGAACCAAAATTAATGGAACAGTTATCAGACTGTCAATTTCGCCTTAAAATGCGTCCTTTAAACTTTATGGACATTTATCACTTTCAACCCACGGTTGTTTTAGGGGTTTGGTCTGATAGTAAAGGAACAGTTTTTTTACGATCTGAAGATTGTGAAATTCTTGGAATTGACTATATTAATAATCGATTCTCTCTCACCCTAAAAGGTAAGCTAGTCCCCCTAAAAAAAGACGGTAAGACCTATCTACAAGGAACCGCTAATTTAGCCGTTAAAGTGAATTTACCTCCTCCCCTATGGTTAACGCCTAAACCCTTCTTAGAAATGGCAGGAAATGGACTATTAAAAGGGGTTTTAAATCGAATCAAACAACGATTACTCAATCAATTATTAAAAGATTATCATCACTGGGTCTATTCTCAATCAGAGGAATTAAGGGAAATCAGTAATCAGTTACCAGTCACCAGTTAA